Proteins from a single region of Desulfitibacter alkalitolerans DSM 16504:
- a CDS encoding response regulator, translating into MKKEKKPSVLIVDDQLGVRMLLSEAFSLECFEVDTAASGEEALELLKTSHPDVLFLDLKMPKKDGMYVFSQLKKMEYKGFIVLMTGMETVDVNIDVDYVLSKPFDIDYAIKILHQLLNIKSEEKYLS; encoded by the coding sequence GTGAAAAAAGAAAAGAAACCGTCTGTTCTAATTGTAGATGACCAATTAGGGGTAAGGATGCTGCTTTCAGAAGCTTTTAGTCTTGAGTGTTTTGAGGTAGATACTGCAGCTAGTGGGGAGGAAGCCTTAGAATTGCTTAAGACCAGCCACCCTGATGTGCTGTTTCTGGACTTGAAAATGCCCAAAAAGGATGGCATGTATGTTTTTAGCCAGCTTAAAAAAATGGAGTATAAAGGGTTTATAGTACTTATGACAGGCATGGAAACAGTAGATGTTAATATAGATGTGGACTATGTCCTGAGCAAGCCCTTTGATATCGATTATGCAATAAAAATACTTCATCAATTGCTTAACATCAAAAGTGAGGAAAAGTACTTATCATAA
- a CDS encoding Yip1 family protein, with protein sequence MTEEKENREEITKDEIKNIPLGEQIESGPDAPEVKDALEIRNPQPGLGSEETEDRLSLVEILYGTVASPNETFARLVRKPPVIKSVLTVIVIYIFTWLLNLSHLKKAGFENLMVEEFGQISGQLLGNIFIVMGFLGIIFVLLTWFVISGSLNLWASLLGGRDNAKGLFALYGFAMLPGVFSEVLQTLINLLGLPGAINWLIVIFTFIWILYLQMIAIKTTQGLSTGLSLFAALTPILVMGLLMIFTALLVLAAFLPVYQNFFNI encoded by the coding sequence TTGACTGAAGAAAAAGAAAACAGGGAAGAAATTACAAAGGATGAGATTAAAAATATACCTTTAGGGGAACAAATAGAAAGTGGGCCAGATGCTCCAGAGGTCAAGGATGCTCTAGAGATTAGAAATCCTCAGCCTGGGTTAGGCAGTGAAGAAACTGAGGATAGGTTGAGCCTGGTTGAAATTCTTTACGGCACAGTAGCTTCACCCAATGAAACCTTTGCCAGATTGGTCAGGAAGCCTCCCGTTATTAAAAGTGTCCTTACAGTTATTGTGATCTATATATTTACCTGGCTTCTTAATCTTTCACATTTAAAAAAAGCAGGATTTGAAAACCTGATGGTGGAAGAGTTTGGTCAGATTTCAGGGCAGTTATTAGGCAATATTTTTATTGTAATGGGGTTTTTAGGAATAATTTTTGTACTATTAACATGGTTTGTTATTTCCGGTTCATTGAATCTATGGGCCTCCCTTCTTGGTGGCAGGGATAATGCCAAAGGCCTGTTTGCACTCTATGGATTTGCCATGCTGCCAGGTGTTTTTTCTGAAGTGCTGCAGACATTAATTAATCTCCTGGGATTACCTGGAGCCATAAACTGGCTTATTGTCATCTTTACATTTATCTGGATACTCTACCTGCAGATGATTGCCATTAAAACAACACAGGGTCTATCAACAGGGTTATCCTTATTTGCAGCTCTAACTCCAATTCTAGTTATGGGCCTGCTGATGATTTTTACTGCTTTGCTGGTGCTGGCAGCTTTTCTCCCAGTGTATCAAAATTTTTTTAATATATAA
- the sppA gene encoding signal peptide peptidase SppA, with product MRKGVLVGIVVTILIAVLAVSLLVDSPGQGISPAESGNQIAVVFIEGPIMGGRSGSDFLSGTTAGSMTVMEHLRKAASDPAVGAVVLRFNTPGGSVPASQEIAAEIMRLKETGKPIVASMADVSASAGYYLAALADVIVANPGTITGSLGVYMQVANFEELYEKLGIEYNYIKSGEYKDMGASNRALRPEEREILQAMVDDIYRQFVETVAEGRNMTQEKVKELADGRIYTGNQAKELGLVDELGNYYDAINIAARMAGIPEEPRVKSYYKPGPLDFLFSSQNLLNLWKGLSVQPGQPFIVNQGNLN from the coding sequence TGTTCTTGCAGTCTCCCTTTTGGTGGATAGCCCTGGGCAGGGGATAAGCCCCGCTGAAAGTGGCAATCAGATAGCTGTAGTATTTATTGAAGGGCCCATAATGGGTGGGCGTTCAGGCAGCGATTTCCTTTCAGGAACAACTGCCGGCTCCATGACAGTGATGGAACATTTAAGGAAGGCAGCCAGTGATCCTGCAGTAGGTGCCGTAGTACTGCGTTTTAACACGCCAGGGGGGAGCGTACCGGCTTCTCAAGAAATTGCTGCAGAAATTATGCGTTTAAAGGAAACCGGCAAGCCCATTGTAGCATCCATGGCAGATGTTTCTGCATCTGCAGGCTACTACCTGGCAGCTCTTGCAGATGTCATTGTAGCAAACCCTGGAACTATTACAGGAAGTCTTGGTGTATACATGCAGGTGGCCAATTTCGAAGAATTATATGAAAAACTGGGAATAGAATATAACTACATAAAAAGTGGGGAATATAAGGACATGGGGGCCTCCAACAGAGCCCTGCGGCCAGAAGAAAGAGAGATCCTGCAGGCCATGGTGGATGATATCTACCGGCAGTTTGTTGAAACCGTTGCAGAGGGAAGAAATATGACCCAGGAAAAGGTAAAGGAATTGGCTGATGGTAGAATCTATACAGGTAACCAGGCAAAGGAGCTGGGTCTGGTTGATGAGCTGGGGAACTACTATGATGCAATTAATATAGCAGCCAGGATGGCTGGGATACCGGAAGAGCCGAGGGTAAAAAGCTATTACAAGCCAGGGCCTTTAGATTTTTTATTCAGCAGCCAAAACCTTTTAAACCTCTGGAAGGGCTTATCTGTACAACCAGGGCAGCCCTTTATTGTAAACCAGGGAAATCTAAACTAG
- a CDS encoding class II fructose-1,6-bisphosphate aldolase, whose protein sequence is MPLVTVKELLKAAEQDNYAVGAFNCNNMEIIQAIVQAAEEENSPVIVQASQGAIKYAGLEYITALTKLAAEQTRVPVALHLDHGTSFDQVVKCIRHGFTSVMIDGSAYPLPENIMLTKKVIEVARAIGVSVEAELGKIGGTEDDITVDEKEAAFTDPQEAREFVEATGVDALAVAIGTAHGIYKGEPKLDFERLKKITSLIDTPIVLHGSSGVPDEAIKQAISLGVRKVNIDTNLREAFVKKSRQVLEEKPKEIDPRKILGPARDAMKEVIREKIRLFGSSGKA, encoded by the coding sequence ATGCCACTTGTTACTGTTAAGGAGCTGCTAAAGGCAGCTGAACAGGACAATTATGCTGTGGGAGCGTTTAATTGTAATAATATGGAAATAATTCAAGCAATAGTCCAGGCTGCAGAGGAGGAGAACTCGCCAGTTATAGTTCAAGCCAGCCAGGGTGCAATAAAATATGCAGGTTTAGAATATATAACAGCTCTAACCAAGCTTGCGGCTGAGCAAACTAGAGTGCCTGTAGCTTTACATCTGGACCATGGAACAAGCTTTGACCAGGTTGTAAAATGTATCAGACATGGCTTCACTTCTGTCATGATTGACGGTTCGGCTTATCCCTTGCCGGAAAACATAATGCTGACCAAAAAGGTTATTGAGGTTGCAAGAGCTATTGGCGTTAGTGTTGAGGCTGAGCTTGGAAAAATAGGTGGAACAGAGGACGATATTACAGTTGACGAAAAAGAAGCTGCCTTTACCGACCCGCAGGAGGCCAGGGAGTTTGTAGAAGCTACCGGAGTGGATGCCCTTGCTGTGGCAATTGGTACTGCCCATGGAATTTATAAGGGGGAGCCAAAGCTTGACTTTGAGAGACTAAAAAAGATTACTTCATTAATAGATACCCCAATAGTTTTACATGGCTCTTCAGGGGTACCGGATGAAGCAATTAAGCAGGCAATCAGCCTGGGTGTTAGAAAGGTTAACATAGATACTAATCTACGAGAAGCCTTTGTTAAAAAATCAAGACAGGTCCTGGAAGAAAAGCCCAAGGAAATAGATCCAAGAAAGATTCTGGGACCGGCCAGGGACGCCATGAAGGAAGTAATAAGGGAAAAGATTCGCCTCTTTGGAAGCAGCGGTAAAGCATAA
- the fsa gene encoding fructose-6-phosphate aldolase, translated as MKIFIDTANIQEIKEANDLGIISGVTTNPSLIAKEGRNFEEVVNEICKIVDGPISAEVISTLSEGMVKEARELVKIHNNIVIKIPMCAEGLKAVKILSSEGIKTNVTLIFSANQALLAARAGAAYVSPFVGRLDDVSHNGMELISEIVQIFAQHGINAEVIAASIRNPIHAKEAALLGADIATIPYQVIVQMINHPLTDIGIKRFLEDWDKVPK; from the coding sequence GTGAAAATATTTATAGATACGGCCAACATCCAGGAAATAAAGGAAGCCAATGACCTTGGAATAATTAGTGGTGTTACAACAAATCCATCACTAATTGCCAAGGAAGGCAGAAATTTTGAAGAGGTAGTTAATGAAATATGTAAAATTGTAGATGGACCTATAAGTGCAGAGGTTATCAGTACACTGTCTGAAGGCATGGTGAAGGAAGCAAGAGAGCTGGTTAAAATTCACAACAATATAGTAATTAAAATACCCATGTGTGCCGAGGGCCTAAAGGCCGTAAAAATTCTCAGCAGTGAGGGTATAAAAACTAATGTGACCCTTATTTTTAGTGCAAATCAAGCATTGCTGGCTGCCAGGGCGGGTGCTGCATATGTAAGCCCCTTTGTAGGCAGGCTGGATGATGTAAGTCATAATGGTATGGAGCTAATCTCAGAGATAGTGCAGATTTTTGCCCAACATGGCATTAATGCTGAGGTAATTGCAGCAAGTATTCGTAACCCAATTCATGCCAAGGAAGCAGCACTGCTGGGTGCAGACATTGCCACAATTCCCTATCAAGTAATTGTTCAAATGATCAATCATCCATTAACAGATATAGGCATCAAAAGGTTTCTTGAGGATTGGGATAAGGTGCCCAAGTAA